One window of Camelina sativa cultivar DH55 chromosome 4, Cs, whole genome shotgun sequence genomic DNA carries:
- the LOC104779475 gene encoding probable NAD(P)H dehydrogenase subunit CRR3, chloroplastic, with translation MAVLSTIFSVTTRASTPPIASLANDSPSPLPSSSSPSKKPAKLIKVSKQMGNQNQQLRKLQRRGNNKPSIAQIERAFGSGSYLDSEGEMDMNTVFDELLLGHTNKFEGKIEKKLREIGEIFVAQTETKLRSSGKQVLMFTIQWILPIWIMSLLVACGAIKLPFSLPLLDDLIM, from the exons ATGGCGGTCTTATCCACCATCTTCTCCGTCACCACCAGAGCCTCAACGCCTCCTATAGCGTCTCTAGCTAATGACTCACCGTCTCCACTTCCTTCTTCGTCATCACCGTCTAAGAAACCGGCAAAACTCATCAAAGTGAGCAAACAAATGGGAAACCAAAACCAGCAATTACGGAAATTACAACGGCGAGGCAACAACAAGCCTTCGATAGCTCAGATCGAGCGAGCGTTCGGCTCTGGATCATATCTTGATTCCGAAGG GGAAATGGATATGAATACAGTGTTTGATGAGCTTCTATTAGGCCATACTAATAAATTCGAaggaaaaattgaaaagaagCTGCGAGAGATCGGCGAAATCTTCGTAGCTCAAACGGAGACTAAGCTTCGTTCCTCCG GGAAACAAGTATTGATGTTTACAATACAGTGGATTCTTCCCATATGGATTATGTCTCTGCTCGTAGCTTGTGGAGCTATTAAACTCCCTTTTAGCCTCCCGTTACTTGATGACTTGATCATGTGA
- the LOC109132413 gene encoding uncharacterized protein LOC109132413 has product MIRLCVTFQRVVDGDKSKVQFDLKKLSVDSSDGCNVEVDVGKSVGIISRNSPKPTNDVLEKPTDANLGDAAGLKLEDSMVKNGEYFSSKEALQATMEMYAMKYNCDYRITKSDKRWWCIRCIDSACNWRLRAECLQASTYFKINKFVGNHTCAPSKKKSFCRTPSARTIGHLIKQSYEGVKEGPKPNDIVNIIRSRYGCELTYHQAWESREYAVNEVRGIPEKSYAKIPKYLHMLQEANPGTFTNYEIDFDGRFKYLFISFGQSTRGFYKSMRKVIVVDGTFLKNKYKGVLLVATAVDADEEGLSFVSDRHTSIAKSIGNIYPLAKHGICIHHLLSNVITYHKGRGVAEEADVTKWARCHFLGYRYDINTNNAAESINAALRTPREYPIIPLLDSIREMMTRWFYESRELSAKHKDPLTVEVEKKISRRIEKGKFMNGYLMSRSQIQVKGNGVDYIVDLERRTCSCGKFSIQKLPCRHAIKGAFDIGKDLYPYADDVYTTTAWRSQYEETVNPIGVPEEEWRVPQYVEDAKGQRDISVRGVAKKGITERPVIS; this is encoded by the exons atgattCGGTTGTGTGTTACATTCCAAAGAGTAGTTGATGGCGATAAGAGTAAAGTCCAGTTCGATCTGAAGAAGTTGTCAGTTGATAGTAGCGATGGTTGTAATGTGGAAGTTGATGTGGGAAAATCAGTAGGTATTATTTCAAGGAATTCACCTAAGCCGACTAATGATGTATTAGAAAAGCCTACTGATGCTAATCTTGGTGATGCTGCTGGTTTaaagttggaagattcaatggtaAAAAATGGTGAATATTTCAGCAGTAAGGAAGCTTTACAGGCTACTAtggaaatgtatgcaatgaaaTATAACTGCGACTATAGgattacaaaatctgataagAGATGGTGGTGTATACGCTGCATTGATAGTGCTTGTAATTGGCGTCTCCGGGCTGAGTGTTTACAAGCgtctacatatttcaaaatcaacaagtttgtgggtaACCATACATGTgccccttcaaaaaaaaaatcattttgtagGACTCCATCTGCAAGAACAATTGGACATCTCATTAAGCAAAGCTATGAGGGCGTGAAGGAAGGTCCTAAACCGAATGATATAGTTAATATTATTCGTTCAAGGTACGGCTGCGAGCTAACATATCACCAAGCTTGGGAGTCTCGGGAGTATGCAGTTAACGAAGTTAGAGGAATTCCTGAGAAAAGTTATGCTAAGATTCCAAAATACTTGCACATGCTACAAGAAGCGAATCCTGGTACGTTCACGAATTATGAAATTGACTTTGATGGAAGatttaaatatctatttatttcttttggtcaatcAACAAGAGGGTTCTACAAGTCAATGCGGAAAGTGATAGTAGTTGATGgtacatttttgaagaataaatacaAAGGGGTTCTCCTAGTTGCTACAGCTGTAGATG ctgatgaagaaggtttATCATTTGTGTCAGATAGACATACATCGATTGCTAAATCAATTGGAAACATCTATCCATTGGCTAAACATGGTATTTGCATCCACCACTTGCTTAGCAATGTGATAACATATCATAAGGGAAGAGGTGTCGCTG AGGAAGCCGATGTGACAAAATGGGCTCGCTGTCATTTTCTGGGTTATAGGTATGATATTAACACCAACAATGCAGCTGAATCAATTAATGCTGCTTTGAGGACACCCAGAGAGTATCCAATAATTCCTTTGTTAGACAGCATCAGAGAAATGATGACACGCTGGTTTTATGAGAGTAGAGAGTTAAGTGCAAAGCATAAAGATCCTTTAACTGTTGAGGTggagaaaaagatttcaagaagaatagagaaaggTAAATTCATGAACGGTTATTTGATGAGCAGATCGCAGATCCAGGTTAAAGGTAATGGAGTAGACTACATTGTTGACTTAGAAAGAAGGACTTGTTCATGTGGAAAGTTCAGCATCCAAAAACTCCCTTGTAGACATGCTATAAAAGGAGCTTTTGATATAGGCAAGGATCTATATCCTTATGCTGATGATGTGTATACCACTACTGCATGGAGATCGCAATATGAGGAAACTGTTAATCCAATAGGTGTTCCTGAAGAAGAATGGCGAGTCCCACAGTATgttgaagatgcaaaa GGTCAAAGAGACATAAGTGTGCGCGGTGTGGCAAAGAAGGGCATAACAGAACGACCTGTGATATCGTGA
- the LOC104783432 gene encoding uncharacterized protein At4g04775-like, with translation MSQHSSAGSSGLPSRSSQVGVPCRCRCGGEIRTYTSKTEENPCRRFYRCVVGVKEKKEKHMFRWVDDAVLEEIRMVESKQNQLLEDLKKMVTNNVELQKEMVKEMEEKMEKNMIEIIRQELMVAKESMEKSNKQRICVLVVLAVSMAWLYKKMI, from the exons ATGAGCCAACATTCTTCGGCTGGATCGTCAGGGTTACCGTCGAGAAGTTCTCAGGTTGGAGTTCCGTGTAGATGCCGGTGTGGTGGAGAGATTAGAACCTACACATCAAAGACGGAAGAGAATCCCTGTAGGAGATTTTACAGATGTGTTGTTGGTGTGaag gagaagaaggagaaacacaTGTTCCGTTGGGTTGATGATGCTGTTCTAGAGGAGATTAGGATGgttgaaagcaaacaaaaccaactctTAGAGGACCTAAAAAAGATGGTAACAAACAATGTGGAGCTCCAAAAggagatggtgaaggagatggaagaaaagatggagaagaatatGATTGAGATCATCAGGCAAGAGCTAATGGTTGCGAAAGAGAGTATGGAGAAGTCGAACAAGCAGAGGATTTGTGTACTAGTCGTATTGGCAGTTTCAATGGCCTGGCTTTATAAGAAGATGATATGA